TTCGGGCTGATCGAGTACGCGACGGTCCCAGCTTCCGCCCGGAAATCGAATGGATCCCGGCGCCACCGTGTTGACGCGAATATAATCGGCAGCGAGTTCCATGGCCATTATTTTGGCTGCGCTGATAAGAGCAGACTTCGTCGTGTTGTAGATGGACAATCCCTTGCCGCCACCCTCTCGACCAAAGATGGACGAGATAAACAGGATCGCG
This DNA window, taken from Rhodothermales bacterium, encodes the following:
- a CDS encoding SDR family oxidoreductase encodes the protein AILFISSIFGREGGGKGLSIYNTTKSALISAAKIMAMELAADYIRVNTVAPGSIRFPGGSWDRRVLDQPEAMKEFVNQNIPLGRFGTAEEVADVVAFLVSDRASLITGACVNVDGGQSKSLI